The Nitrospira sp. sequence CGGCCATCGCGGTCAGTTTCGTCTGTCTTCACTTCGGCGCGCAGCCGATTGCATATGGTGAGATTCTACGGGTGTTTGTCGACGCCGTGAGCCGCAAGGAAATCAACAGTGGAACATCGGATGTGGCGACAACCATTCTGCTGCACGTCCGACTGCCCAGAATGCTGCTGGGTTTCTTGGTTGGATGTTCCCTGGCCACAGTGGGAGTGGCCTTGCAGGCATTGTTACGGAACCCGTTGGCCGATCCCTATGTGCTTGGCGTCTCCAGCGGAGCCGCGCTTGGAGCTGCAGTAGGAGTCTTGCTTGGAGCGGGCACCACATTTTTGGCGGAAACCGCGCTGCCAGCCTACGGGTTTGCCGGAGGTCTCTTGGCGTTGGTGGTCGTCTATCGAATGGCTGCCAGCTATGAGCAGTTGCCGATCCACAGCCTGCTGCTGACCGGGGTGATTCTGAACGCCATCTTTTCAGCCTTGATCATGTTTATCACTTCGATCCTGGAGCCGAATCGTTCGTACGGGATGATGGCCTGGTTGATGGGCACGCTGACCGCCCCCACCTACGGTGGTCTGGCTGGGCTCGCCGTCTATCTTTCGATCGGCCTATTCCTTCTGTTCAGCCAAATGCGGGTCCTCAACATCTTAGCGTTGGGAGAAGATTCCGCTCGCACCCTCGGAATCGATACGGAAAAGGCGAAGCGGTTCATCTTTGTGTTAACGGCGTTGGTGACCGGCGCGGTCGTGTCCGTCAGCGGCATGATCGGATTTATCGGTATGGTCGTTCCCCACGCCGTGCGCTTGGTCACAGGTGCGGACCATCGCTTGCTTCTTCCTGCATCGGCTCTGGTGGGTGGCACCTTTCTTATGGGTGCCGATACGATTGCGCGGACCTTGATATCGCCCGCGGAAATTCCGGTGGGCATTATTACAGCCCTGGCCGGTGGACCATTCTTTGTGTATCTCTTGCTCTGGCGAAAGGATCGCTTGGCGTGAGTGAGTTGTCCGACAGCCGGTCGAAGCAAGAGGCAGTTGCCGGCTCGGTCGGCGTCATCGAGCCACATCCGGCGTACGACGTGCAGGCCGTTCGGTTCCGCTACCAGTCCAAGGGATTGGATGCCATCAGGTGGATACTTGAGGATGTCTCCTTTTCCGCTCAAGCAGGTGAAGTGTTGGGAGTCGTCGGTCCCAATGGATCGGGGAAAACCTCCTTGCTGAAAGTGCTGGCGCGGCTGCTGCGTCCGGTGCAAGGCCGCATCGATTTGTTCGGACAAGAATTAGCCGCTATGGCTCAACAGGAGGTCGCTTGTACCGTTGGTGTGGTACCACAAGATAGCCAACAGCTCTTTCCGTTTACCGTAGCAGAAACCGTCCTCATGGGGCGCTTTCCTCATCGGCCTCGTGGCCGATGGACCAGCGGATTCGGATGGGAAAGTCGAGAAGACGTGGCCATTGCCGAGGAGGCGATGATGACGGTGGACATCGTTCACCTGGCTCATCGTGCCGTCACGGATCTTTCCGGTGGCGAGCGGCAGCGCGCCATGATTGCACGGGCGCTTGCGCAGACGCCGAAAGTTTTATTGCTCGATGAGCCGACCGCATTTCTCGATCTGCAGCATCAGGTTGAAATCTGTTCGGTACTAGTCCGGCTCAAAGAGGAACGCCGCTTAACCGTTGTTCTCGTGTCCCATGATCTGAATCTCGTCAGCCAGTATTGCGACCGGATTTTGTTGCTGGATCACGGTCAGGTGGTACGGCTGGGCCGCCCAGAAGAAGTGATTGAACCGGAGGTGTTGGAATCGGTGTATCGGTGCCGGGTGTTGGTGGATCGGCATCCGGGAACCGGGTTGCCTCGGGTGACGCTTCCTGGCCGCTCCCTGTCCGGAGGAATGTGATATGAGGACGGGCAAGATCGCGCTGCTTCATCTTGAGACGGTTCCCGGGGCCATCGAGCGAAACCGATTTGTGATTGTCGAGGCCATCAAGCATGCAGCCGCAACCGGCGCCGAGTGGATCGTGACGCCGGAGCTTGCGGTGTGCGGATTGCAGTTTGCCCACGTCGTCGGGTCGGATTGGATACAGCCGCAACCAGACCCTTGGATGCAACAGGTCTGCAAACTGGTCAGGACTCTGAAGCGAACCGTATTTCTCGGCTGCCCGGAGCGGGAGGGCGGTCGGTGCTATAACTCGGTGTTTGTCATCGGCCCGAGTGGGGAAATTTTGGGTAAACATCGCAAGATCAATGTAGTGAGTGATTCACTGGCATGGTCCAGCCCCGGCGAGACAGTCGCTCCGATCGAGTGCGATGGGATCAAGGTCGGCGTACTCATCTGCAGTGACGTCTATACCTCGAATATCGCCAGGGCGCTGAGATTCGAAGGGGCGCAGCTGTTGGTGTCGCCGGCGTCATGGGGGCCTGGAATTCATGGTCCGAATGGGGAGTGGGAGCAGCGGACTCATGAAACAGGACTTCCGTTGATCGTCTGTAACCGAACCGGCGCGGAGAAGACGCTGGATTTTTGGAAGGCTCCAAGTCTCGTCGTGCAGGACGGCACGCGTCTGCTCGCACACACGTCCAAGAAATCCGCCGTGCTGACATTCAACTGGGATTTCGACGCCATGAGCCTGCGTTCTTCAAAGTATTCCATCGACTACATCAGGTAGTCATACGACCTGTGATCAGAGTCAGTTTAGCGAGTCAGCAATGTTCGGTTGATCGATACAAACCGGTGTAGACAGGAAGAGAGGCACCCCTCTCC is a genomic window containing:
- a CDS encoding iron ABC transporter permease, which translates into the protein MTTLGILALTAIAVSFVCLHFGAQPIAYGEILRVFVDAVSRKEINSGTSDVATTILLHVRLPRMLLGFLVGCSLATVGVALQALLRNPLADPYVLGVSSGAALGAAVGVLLGAGTTFLAETALPAYGFAGGLLALVVVYRMAASYEQLPIHSLLLTGVILNAIFSALIMFITSILEPNRSYGMMAWLMGTLTAPTYGGLAGLAVYLSIGLFLLFSQMRVLNILALGEDSARTLGIDTEKAKRFIFVLTALVTGAVVSVSGMIGFIGMVVPHAVRLVTGADHRLLLPASALVGGTFLMGADTIARTLISPAEIPVGIITALAGGPFFVYLLLWRKDRLA
- a CDS encoding ABC transporter ATP-binding protein, which codes for MSDSRSKQEAVAGSVGVIEPHPAYDVQAVRFRYQSKGLDAIRWILEDVSFSAQAGEVLGVVGPNGSGKTSLLKVLARLLRPVQGRIDLFGQELAAMAQQEVACTVGVVPQDSQQLFPFTVAETVLMGRFPHRPRGRWTSGFGWESREDVAIAEEAMMTVDIVHLAHRAVTDLSGGERQRAMIARALAQTPKVLLLDEPTAFLDLQHQVEICSVLVRLKEERRLTVVLVSHDLNLVSQYCDRILLLDHGQVVRLGRPEEVIEPEVLESVYRCRVLVDRHPGTGLPRVTLPGRSLSGGM
- a CDS encoding carbon-nitrogen hydrolase family protein: MRTGKIALLHLETVPGAIERNRFVIVEAIKHAAATGAEWIVTPELAVCGLQFAHVVGSDWIQPQPDPWMQQVCKLVRTLKRTVFLGCPEREGGRCYNSVFVIGPSGEILGKHRKINVVSDSLAWSSPGETVAPIECDGIKVGVLICSDVYTSNIARALRFEGAQLLVSPASWGPGIHGPNGEWEQRTHETGLPLIVCNRTGAEKTLDFWKAPSLVVQDGTRLLAHTSKKSAVLTFNWDFDAMSLRSSKYSIDYIR